The DNA segment TCTAGGGTGGAGAAGAGGGCGACGCCGGTGCCGAGCCGGGACAAGGCATCTTCAGTGTTCAAACCGTCGCGAGGGCGAAAGGTTTTTGCCACGGCACGCACCGCTTTCTGTTCTTTGGGAGAATAGGCGCGAAGGTTGTGAATAATCCGTGTGGCGAGCTGTGATGACACGGCGTCCGGCACATCGAGAGGGTTTTGTGTCACAAAGACAATTCCCACACCTTTGGAGCGAATGAGACGGACAACTTGTTCGATTTTTTGGAGCAGAGCTTTCGGGGCATTGTCAAAAAGCAGGTGTGCCTCGTCAAAGAAAAAGACGAGCTTCGGCTTGTCAGGATTGCCCACTTCAGGGAGCTGTTCAAAAAGTTCGGATAACATATAGAGCATGAACATACTATAGAGGGTCGGATGTGCGATAAGGGTTTGACTTTGGATGATGTTGATGGTGCCCAAACCCTCACGGGTTTCAAAAAAGTGCCCAATATCTACTGGCGGTTCACCGAAAAAGGCATCGGCGCCGTCGTGTTCCACTACGATCAGGCGTCGGTCAATGGCGTTTAAACTGGCGGTGGTCAGCGCGCCGTAGTTCGCTTCCAAGTCCTTGCGGTGTGTGATGACAAATTGAAGCATGGCTTTTAAGTCCTTGAAATCTAAAAGCAACAGTCCAGCGTCATCTGCGATGTTAAAGACGGTAATCAGGTGCGCTAACTGGGATTCGTTCAGCTCCAGAATTTGACCGAGCAGCAGCGGGCCCATATCTGATACGGTGACTTTTAAGTGGAGACCTTTGAGGCCGGCTGTATCCCAAAATCGTGTGGGATAACCTTGAAAGACAAAGTCTGATGTGCCGACGGTCTTGAGTCGTTCGTCGATGTCGGGGTTCGTCGTGCCGGGGCGTGTCAGTCCGCTGAGATCTCCTTTCACGTCGGAGAGAATCACAGGGACGCCTTGGGCACTGAGCTGTTCTGCTAAAACTTTCAAGCTCACAGTCTTTCCTGTGCCTGTTGCGCCGGCTATCAGTGCGTGTTTGTTCAGTTGATTGAGTGCTATCGTGGCAGGCTCATGGCCTTTGCCGAAAAACAGTGCCTCCATAGTAACCTCCTTATGTGGTCGTGATAAAAAGAAAAGAAGCCGAGGGCTTCTTAAAGAAATTTGCTCTTTACATTATCCCAATAGGACTCGTTGGCAAAGGTGAGTTTTTTGATGGTCTTACCGCTCATGCGCAGATTCACTCGTTTCAGTCCTTTGAAGCTGAACTCTTCGCCGTCGACGAGGAGCAGATTTGATGAAGCATAGCGGCGCTCCGGCACCAATGAGATGACGTAGTTACCCGGCACGACCACCGAACTCTTCAATGAACGGTAGGCAATGCTGTGTACCGGTGCGATAGGCGTGAGCTCCAGGACGTTGATGGAAGGGTGAATGATGGCGCCGTTATTGGAAAAGTTATAGGCTGTGGAGCCTGCGGGTGTGGAGACCAACAGACCGTCGCCGGAAAATTTTTCCAAATGCGCGCGGTTGATAAAGACGTTGCAGTGAATAATCTTTGAGTGGTCGGCTCGGAGTACGACTTCATTAATCGCATTTAAAATGAAACTTTTTTTCTGAGTGAAGACTTCCGCACCTAAGGCTTTGATTTCTTCGACCTCGTAATGACCGTTTTTATAGCTGTCGACAAACTCGGGCAGATGATCCGGGCTGATTTCCTGAAAAAAACCCAAGTGCCCTGTATTGACACCGACAAAGGGAATATCTGAAAAATTATTTTTGTGGACGGCCTTGATAAAAGAGCCATCGCCACCAATGCACACCGTGAGTTCAGCCTCATCGGAAAACTTGGTTGTCGGTGTGTAGCCGGCATCCAAAAGCAGCTGAATCAGTTTGGAGGTGGTTCGCCGTGAATCATAATTCGAGTTGGAAACAATATTGATAATTTTTTCGCTCAAAGTAGCCTCCATGTATTTTCCGTAATTTCATATAAAACAATGATATAATAAAAATTATAAAAGATAAAGAGAAAGAGGAATCATGGACAGCTTATATTTCATTGCGGATCGTGAGACAAAACAGAAAGCTTTTTTAAAAACACATATTTCGTCCCGCTTTTTAAAAAGCGCCATTGAACACGGACAGATTTATAAAAACGGTGTTCAGACCACCACCAACGTGTCACTTGTCCCCGGCGATGAACTGCGAGTGGACTTCAAAGATGAAGCACCAAACGGCAGTGTCGAGCATGTGCCCATTGACATTGTCTATGAAGATCAGGATGTCTTGGTCATCAATAAACCGCCGTTTATGGTGACGCACACCTCCCGTGACGATCTGGAAGGGACGCTGCTCAATGCGACGTTGGGTTACTTCGAACGTATTCATCTCAAGCGCAAAGCACGCTTCGTCAATCGCTTGGATCGGGACACGTCAGGACTGGTCATTGTGGCGAAAAATCCTTATGCCCACAGTCTGATAGCCAAACAGTTTCGTACGCATGTGGAAAAAGACTACCTGGCGTTGGTTCTCGGTACACCGGAGGACGGTCTCATCGATGCACCGATATTGCGTGCTGAGGACGGCGTGCGGCGCATTGTCCATCCTGACGGCAAGCCGTCTCAAACTGGGGTGAAAGTATTGAAATCTTTTGACGATTACAGCTTGGTGCAGCTGCGTCTCTACACCGGACGTACACATCAAATTCGGGTGCATATGGCACATGCGGGCCATCCGATTCTTGGCGATACACTTTACGGCACAGACGACAGATTGCCCCGTCAGGCCTTGCACTCCTTCAGTTTGAAGCTCAAGACACCTCGTTCGGGATGGGTGATGGTCAAGGCGACATTACCGGCCGATATGCGGGCACTCTTAAAGAATTGAAAATCTCAGTGCGGTGAGGTATAATAAAGATACTCTACGGGAAGCGCATTCAGCTCATTTAATTCAACCGACAAAGAAGATCCGGGGGACAGCGTAGGTGAGGATAACAGGCCTGCCTGGCAGGAAGTTAGCAATCATCTATCAGTCCACCCACCTAACGATGGGGCGGGTCTGAATTAATGGGTCACGCCCCTGTGGAGCTTTTTTATACAGTATTTGACAGACACCGGCAGGCTTCCGGTGTTTTTTTGATGTCAATATAGTCACACTGTGAAAAAAATATGATTGAGCTATTGCTTTTCGGGTATATAATGATCAACAAAGAAACTGAATTTCATCGAAAAAAGGAGAGATAAAGATGAGTTTATTTGATTATTTAGAAGACAGACGTCGTGAAGCACAACTGAAACGCCAAGCCAGAGATTTAGGTAAAGTCGTTGCCGGAGCATCCGTAGGTGCTATCCTGGGCATTCTCTTTGCACCGCAATCCGGTGAAAAAACTCGTGAACAAATTGGCGAAAAAGCTATGGAAACCAAAGAATATTTGGAAGCTGCCGGCCAAGATGCTGCAGATTCACTCCAATTCAAAGCTTTCCAAGCTCAAGAAAAAATTAAACAAACTTACAGTGACTTGAAAGAAAAAGCAGAACAAAAGTCTGCTGAACTCGCCGACGACATTGAAGTAGCAAAGGCAAAAGGCCGTGCCATTGGCGAAATCGTTCGTGAAGATGCGAAAAAAGTCAAATACGAAAACGAAGATGTCGCTGAAGTTGTTAAAGACGGTGCCAACGATGTGAAGAACGACCTGAAATATGGTGTGAGCAAAGTGGCTGAAGACGTCAAAGACGCCGCTAAAGAAATTAAAAAAGATGTCGACAAGACACAAAAGAAAGTTGAAGATAAAAAGAATAAGTAATTAGGAGGTTAACATGCAAGCGACCATTACACTTCATGATTTACTCAGAATTGTACTCTATTTGGCGGGAGCTGGTGTTTTAATCTACCTCATACTCGTTTTAAAAAATGTACTGGGTATCGTTAAGAAAATCAACGACACGATAGAAAACAATCAAGAAGTCATCGACGATACCATGAAGAAAATTCCATCCCTAACCACCAACGCTGTGGAAATCACTGACAACATCAATCTGATCAGTGGTGAAGCTACCGAGCTTGTCGTAGTAGCTCGTCCGGAAGTGGAAAAACTCGTAGGCACAGTAGGCACCATCACCAATACTGTGGACGACATTTCCCGTTCGGTAGATCATACGGCATTAAAACTCACCAGCACGATCTCTAATGTGACGGATTCCGTGTCCGATACGGCGAAGGTTGTGTCCTTAAATGCTAACAACGTCGTAGACTACTTCTATATCCTCAGAGAAGTTTTAGAAGCTCTGCGCGATGTCTTCCTTAGAAGTTAAGACGCACGGAAACATGAAAGCGAAATTCGAAAAGAGTTTCGCTTTTTTTGCGTCTGTGTGAAAAATTTTCCCCAAAAGGGAAAACCTTGTTATAATAAGAGTATAAACTATCGTTGCCGATCTTTAATTCGGCGATGAGCAAGCTGAAAAGAGCTTAGAACTCGAGTCACTTGTGTCGTCAGGGCAGTTAAATGACATCTCGGGGACTGCGGTTGGGGCGAGCGCTTTACATAGGAACGTGTCACCGCCGTTTGCCTCAGACGAGGTGTGGACCGGGGTCGGTTGATGGTCGGCAAGAGACTGTTACGGTTTGTAGGCGGCCTCTTTGTGGCAGTGTGAATGACGTCCGGTAGTCGAAAGACGACACGCCTTTGACGACACACCTTCATTTGATGCGCAACCTGCCAACCATGTGAAGGAAAACTATTAGCTCGATGCCACAGACCATGTTTATGAAATTTAAAGGAGGATTGTTTTGACTTCAACCATTAAAGATGTAGCCAAAATGGCCGATGTATCCATCTCTACCGTATCGCGCGTGATAAATGATTCAAAACCTGTTAGTCCGGAGG comes from the Peptoniphilus equinus genome and includes:
- a CDS encoding helicase HerA-like domain-containing protein, with the protein product MEALFFGKGHEPATIALNQLNKHALIAGATGTGKTVSLKVLAEQLSAQGVPVILSDVKGDLSGLTRPGTTNPDIDERLKTVGTSDFVFQGYPTRFWDTAGLKGLHLKVTVSDMGPLLLGQILELNESQLAHLITVFNIADDAGLLLLDFKDLKAMLQFVITHRKDLEANYGALTTASLNAIDRRLIVVEHDGADAFFGEPPVDIGHFFETREGLGTINIIQSQTLIAHPTLYSMFMLYMLSELFEQLPEVGNPDKPKLVFFFDEAHLLFDNAPKALLQKIEQVVRLIRSKGVGIVFVTQNPLDVPDAVSSQLATRIIHNLRAYSPKEQKAVRAVAKTFRPRDGLNTEDALSRLGTGVALFSTLDSDGAPSPVDVVTVAPPHSSFEPLTDTALEQTVKNDPLFHHYAESVDRESAYEYLKARAQRTSNSAKKTPQRGGASILDSVASSFTRSIARSIGSSLARGLMGSLRKR
- a CDS encoding NAD(+)/NADH kinase, which translates into the protein MSEKIINIVSNSNYDSRRTTSKLIQLLLDAGYTPTTKFSDEAELTVCIGGDGSFIKAVHKNNFSDIPFVGVNTGHLGFFQEISPDHLPEFVDSYKNGHYEVEEIKALGAEVFTQKKSFILNAINEVVLRADHSKIIHCNVFINRAHLEKFSGDGLLVSTPAGSTAYNFSNNGAIIHPSINVLELTPIAPVHSIAYRSLKSSVVVPGNYVISLVPERRYASSNLLLVDGEEFSFKGLKRVNLRMSGKTIKKLTFANESYWDNVKSKFL
- a CDS encoding RluA family pseudouridine synthase, translated to MDSLYFIADRETKQKAFLKTHISSRFLKSAIEHGQIYKNGVQTTTNVSLVPGDELRVDFKDEAPNGSVEHVPIDIVYEDQDVLVINKPPFMVTHTSRDDLEGTLLNATLGYFERIHLKRKARFVNRLDRDTSGLVIVAKNPYAHSLIAKQFRTHVEKDYLALVLGTPEDGLIDAPILRAEDGVRRIVHPDGKPSQTGVKVLKSFDDYSLVQLRLYTGRTHQIRVHMAHAGHPILGDTLYGTDDRLPRQALHSFSLKLKTPRSGWVMVKATLPADMRALLKN
- a CDS encoding YtxH domain-containing protein, yielding MSLFDYLEDRRREAQLKRQARDLGKVVAGASVGAILGILFAPQSGEKTREQIGEKAMETKEYLEAAGQDAADSLQFKAFQAQEKIKQTYSDLKEKAEQKSAELADDIEVAKAKGRAIGEIVREDAKKVKYENEDVAEVVKDGANDVKNDLKYGVSKVAEDVKDAAKEIKKDVDKTQKKVEDKKNK